From the bacterium genome, the window CGGGGCCTCGGTCGCCCCCGCGGGAGAAGGCAGACGCGCTAAGCGGTAGGACCAGCGCAGCAACCACGCAGAAGAGCATCGTGAACCGTGAAAAGACGTTGGTCGATGGGGCGGCGTGCTGTCCGGCAATCAGGTGCAGGTACATGTCGGCTCCTCCTGATGCTCTCTGTCTATCACACGGGCAGGCGGCGAATCAAGCGGGTTCCCGGGTGAACCGAATGGGAGGCCCGCTCGCGCGCGGTGCTGACCTCGCTTGTGAAGGGTGTGATTTCGCCGCAGGAAGCCACCGTTCATACCGACGCCTGGATTGCCTACATGGCGCTCGGGAAGCTGGGAATCGACCATCGCTCTCGCAAGAGCGGACACGGGCGCCAGGCGCTGGACGGCCTGCCGTGGGCCCACACCGTCTTCGGCAACCTCAAGCCGTGGCTCCGCGAAACCTTCCACGGGGTCAGCCCGAAGCACCTTCAACGCTACTTGGACGAGTTCGTGTTCCGCTTCGACCAGCGCTGGAAGGAAGCCGAGCTCTTCCCCCGCGTTCTGCACTGCGCGATCGGCGCGGAACCCTTCCCCTACCACCGTCTGACAGCGGAGCGAACCGGATAGGCAGAGGAACTCCTATCCTCTCAACGGTTCGTGGCTCAAGACCCTACCGGGGTCGCTCGTCGCTGCCTCGCGCGCTCCCTCCGGGGGTGCGGCTAGCGGCCGTGAGCGCTACTCCAGCACGGTGTAGAGCGCTTCCGGGCTGAGTTGGATGGTCGTGCTCCCGGCTCGGATGCGCCGCACCGCGCCCTTGCGCGCGTAGCCATGCACGTCGAGCACGGTCGCCTTTCGCAGGCGTGTCGCTCCGCGCAGCGTGACCTTCGCATCGAGTAGGCGGACCAGCGTCGGCGGACCGCCGAGGTCGGTGATCCGGCCGCCGGCAGCGACCTTCCAGCCGGACGGCCGCTCCTCGGTCATTGTCTGGACGAGCACGCGCTTGGAGGACGACAAAGGCTCGTCGTCGAGGGAGATGACGAGAATGGTCCCGAACTCCGTTGCGCTCTCGATGACGACGTCGCCGAGTTCGATGCGGCCGGCCTTCGCGAGGAACCCCGTGATGCCCTGAGCGCGCGCTGTATCGATGGTGACGAAGCCGACCCCGTAGTCCCAGCGCAGCGACCCATCGAGACTGCGGACACGCTCGGCCTTGCGATCGATGTACTTCGGCAGATCGTAGGATTGCAGCGCCGCGACGCCCTTCGCTGCCCACTTGCGCACGACGCGGCCTACGAACGGGGCGAGCGGATCGAGCGCGTTCGACGGCGCCGCCTTCCCCGCCGCACCCGCTGGAACGTCTCGCTTGCGCAGCTCGTCGAGCTGCGCCGCCGTCGCGCCGGCAGTGCCGCGGAAGTCGAGCTGGGACTCGAGGTCGACGCTCTCGTGATGGACCCACCCGGCCGCTTCGGCGACATCTCCGCGACGGAACAGCAGCGCCGCAGCCGGCGACTGCCCGAGCACCGATGGAACGCTGTACGCGAACTTCGCGCTCGCCGAGCCCCACGCCGGTCCGTTGACCGCGAACTGGAAGTAACCGTCCACTCCCTGCAGCGCGCCATACGCTGCGAGCAGCGGCGCGAACTCCGCGCGGAAGCGGTTCGGACTCGGCCAGCCGATCTCGCTGACGATGTGCGGGCGGCCGTCGAACTCGGTCACCACGAACGGGAGCTGCCCCGGCTCCAGGACCGCCGCGCGATCCGAGTACGTGTGGCCGACGCGCACGGAGTGGCTCGCGCCCTCGCCCTCATGACGTCCGCCGAAGTAGCCGTGCTGATCGAGGATGTCCCCGGCTGCGTACGTGTAGCGCTCGAGCGCGTCGAGCACCGGCGGGTCGGCGGTGTGCCAGTTGCCGCAGCTCACGAGGCTCTTTACACCGAGGTCCTCGCGCAGGTAGCGGACCGTGCGTTCGTAGTACCCGCGCTGGAGCTCGACGAGGAACCGGAGCTGTTCGCTGGCGCGGCGGCGTGCATCGCCTTCGCCGTGTCCGCGCCCGGTCAGGTTCCAGATCGGCAGCAGGCCCGCACGAGCGGCCCTGAGATCGTCCCGTTCGTGAGACGCGGACCCGAACCGGCGTAGCGCCTTCTTCAGCGCGCCGTGCCGCTCTTCCAACCATGCGGCGAAGCGCTCCTCGAGCACCTTCGTCTGCGCGGGCGGGATCGTCTCCATCGGCTTGAACGTCCAGAACAGCAGGCTGTCCTCGTTCTGGATCTCGACGCTCGCAACTGCCGGGTCCTTCCCCAGTGCGATGCCGGTGTGCGGGTTCCGGGTCGTGAGCAGTGTGCGCGCCCACGCACGGTGGATCTGCTGCATGCGCGGATCGAAGAACAGGAGCCCGAACGGCGTCTTGTTCTTCGACTCGCCGTAGCCCGCGATGCCGTACGTCGGACGGATGCGGAACCAGAGCGGGAAGTGGAAGGAGAGGCTCGTGTAGATGCCCTCCTCCTTCAGCGCAGCCACGAAGAAGTGCACGCGTTCGAGATAGGCGGCGTCCACGGTCGTGGGATCGGCAGCGCTCTGATCGAAGATGGGCCCGTGGATGCGGACCGCGTTGACACCAACCTTCGCGAGACGCCGGGCGAGATAGCGGACCGACCCGTCGTCCAGCCGCACGATCCCGGGGCCGACGGTGACGCCCCAGAAACGCACGGGACGTCCGTCGCCGAGCACCAGGGACGCACCTTCTCGCCGGACGAACCCGCTCTTCCCGGCCTGATCCTCGTTGAGCTGCGAGAGGTCGAGCAGGGCGTCGTCGGTGAACGCGTCCGGAGCGGGTTCGACTCCCCACCAACCCTTGGGCGCGCGCCCCGAGCTCTCGCCCGGCTGCAGCCGGCCGCGCGGCACGAACACTCCAGGCGTGAGGACGAACGCATCGAAGCCCGCGGTGGCCGCCTCGCCTTCCTCGGCGAGGAGTCGCAGCTCGAACGTGTGCGTACCGGCCTTCAGCTCGACCCGCCCGAGATGGACCCAGTTCGCGACCAGGTGCGTGCGGATAGGCGTGCTGTCGGCGAGCGCGATGTCCCGACCGCACGTCTGCCACGCGTCCTTCCCGAAGCGCCAGCGGAACGGGCCGTGTTTCCAGAACTTGCGCGTCCAGAGGGCGTACTCGCCGGCCTGTGGCACGCGTACTCGATACCGCGCGAACAGCTCGTCCTTCCCGCGGTCACCGGATGCGCTGAGCCAGTCGCCTGCAGAGAGCACTTCCTCACGCTTCTCGGGGAAGGTCTCCGCGGCAAACCAGGAGGTGTCGGGGAAGTTGGTCTCGGCGGTCGCCTCACCTTCCCACCACACGAAGGACGGCTCCGCTCCGCATGCGGGCGGTGGCCCGGTCAGGGTGAGGACCGCCGTCGCGACGACGACGAGGCGCGCTACCAGGCGGCGGAGGACGAGCATCGGGGAACGCTAGCCCTCCCGTACGCCGCAGGCACTCGCCCTGCTCCGAGGGACCGCCGCCTGCGGGAGTGGCGGAGCTACTCCACGCGGAAGCCGTCGGCGCTGCGGTCCCGCAGCGGGTTGCTCGAGGGGAGCGTGAGCGTCTTCGCATCCAGGCCCGGGTCGTCGCCGTAGCGTCCGTCCTTCTCGCGCGTCGGAAGCGTCGGTCGATGGTCTTCGGGTCCTGCGGCGTCGGTCGCGAACCAGGCGTTCTGCTGGAATACGAATGTCTCCGGCGCAGTGTTCGGCCCGACGTTCACGAAGCGGTGCAGCTCACTCTGTGCGAAGACGATGAGGTTGCGTTCGATGCGCCCGTTCCGGCAGGGGACGAAGCGCTCCGCGACGCTCTCCTGCAGAATGCGGAACACCCACCAGCGCGGTCGGTGGAACGTGTTCTGACGGACGATGGCGCCGTCCACGCCGACGAACGCGATGAAGGTCTCGCTCTCGCTGAAGCGGCATCCCTCCACGGTCAGGTTCCTCGCCTCGTAAGCGGCGTCGGTCGGTCGGAACCAGGTGAGACCTGTGCTTCCCCCGAGGTTCACGGCGCGCGAGCCGGCACGGTCGAACCGGCAGGAGCGGATCACGATCGGGTTGTCCGACGTGCCCGTGAGTCCGTCGAGGGTCAAGCCGCCGCGGTACCGCCAATGGGTTGCATCGTTGGCGATGAATCTTCGTTTTCCCCGGTGGGACTTGTCGAGTGCCCCCCTTATCGGACATGGATCCCCTGTTGGAACTCCTCTGCCTATCCTCCCGGATCGTGCGACGCGACCTCCCCGTCTTCGCTGCTATTCCCGCCTCAGCACGGGTCGAGGCACCATGAGGCCGTGCTCGACGAGATCCTCGAAGAGCGCGTCGTCTCCGGTCGAGGACGCAGAACCCCCCGAGGCGTCAAGCGAAAGATGAGCAGCTTCCCACTGCGAAGCTCACTCGAGCCCTACCGGCCAAGCCGGCCAGAAATCACTGTGAGGATCGCAAATTGAACAGTGTTCGGCCTAGAGCGGCTCCGTGAAGGGCGCATCCTCCCACAGGAGCTGCAGGAAGGTCCCGATGAAGAATGCCATGAAGGTCATCAGCAGCACGGCCGTGGGAAAGGCGTAGAGGGGGCCTATGCCAAGAACCCGCGGCAGCTCGCCGGCAAAGGGCTGAAGATCGCCTGCCAGAACCTCGATCGGTGTTCCGGTCAGGTTCGCGCCCCAGTTGCGCGCGGCCATCAGGGGGCCGAGCAGGCTCGTGACCATCAGCCCGAAGCCCGAAGACAAGACGAGGCCGAGCAGGAAGATCCCACGAGCGCGGGCGAAGGCTTCGTTCGGATTGCCGAGCCTGCGCTGCACCTCCACATAGATGTAGAGGAGCGTGACCGTGCCGAGCAAGGCGACTGTCGTGAGAATGTAGACAGGCGCTTGCTCAGCCAGATCCCAGACTTCGTCGATCAGGAACACGGGCAGATAGCCGACGATGATTCCAGCCCCGATACGAGGCACGGATGCGTGGAAGAGGAGCAGATCCTTTCGCCACATGAAACGATAGGCGAGGAACCAGATCGCCGTGGCCAATACCAGCCCCACCTCGAGCGAGGCCAGCAGGTCCAGGGCACGCGGCCAGCGATCGTAGGCGAATATTGCAGCCAGGAACGGCAGCGAAGGAATCGTCAGAGCCAAGGCATAGTTGCGGGCGCTATGACGAGAGAGCACACGATCTCCATCGTCGTCCGCACGGACCAAGGCGTCCGTGTGATAGAGCATCGCGGCCGCATGGTGGATGTCGTACTGCCGCAGGAACCAATGCTCGAGGCGCTTCAGGATTCGCGCACTATCGCGGCTTCGCCTGCGCAGGAATGGCGTGAGATCCCGACCGAGATCCACCCGGGTCGCGCCCCGCAGGCGTATCGCCCCGAGAACTTCGGTTTCGCGATCGGCGAAAGGAGAGCTTCCGGTCTCGAACGCGCGGTTGTCTTCGTCGAGACAGACTTCGTCCAGCCAACGGATGAACGCGAACTCAGCGGCTCCGACGAGCTGGGGATCGATGCGCTCGGCCTCGCCCGACGCCAATGCATAGATGAAGGCGGTGTCGTAGGGATCCGCCGAACGTTCAGGGTCGAGACTACCGTCTCGATAACCCGCAAGGAATTCGGGGCGCACGTGCGCCTCCATGACAGTGAGCAGCGATTTCCAGACCAGTTTTCGCCAATGAAAGCGCGCCACCCGCAGGCGTGGGTGCTGTGCGAGAGCCTTGTCATGGATGAATCGCAGGGCGATCAGCGAAAAAACGGCCACGTCTTCGCTCGCGCGCAGTAACGGCGCGGAATTCTCGGAAGCGGCGAGCCCCCTGAGCAGCTCGGCCAGGCTGGCGGGCAACGCCGACAGCAAGCGTAGAACCAACTCCTCGGAATCCCTTTTCACGGCGCGGTCCGCGAGCAATGCGGGCTGGCTCCATAGATCCTCGAAGCGAAGGTAGAGCTCGGCCGGATCGTGGCGAGCGACATGGAAGGAGAACGTTTCGGGAAATGCGTTCTCGAAACCCTCCCCCGCATCCCGCTCGAAACGCACCTCCCGCGCATGGAATGCGTAGGTACAGCGGTAGAGCGTCCGCAGCCGTTCGATCCGAAACGCGATGCGCGGGATCGCGATCCGCCGCTCGGCCGTCGCTTCCGGTTCGTTAGGCGGATCCGATTGATTCATCGGCTGACGGGTACCCGGATGCCGCGTCAGAGGACGGGCTGCTTCGGGTTCTCTCCGGTTTCGTAGTAGGCCTCGACGCGTTGAGCGAGCTCGCGGACGCGAACGGGCAATCGATCCGGGCTCGGCCAGCGGGATGTAGCGACGCGCATCCGATCCAGGAGAGGCTGGGCCTCGGGATAGTCTTCTCGGGCCAGGACGTCGTCCACGGCCATCCAGTATTCGATGGCCGTGAGCGTACGTAGAGTCCGCTCCTCGAGCTCACTCATGCCGGGCGATGCGACCCCAGTGCCCTTTACCAACTCCGCCAGGGACCCGAGCCCGTCTCGCGCCTGGCGCAGGGGCCCACGCAATTCACCCTCGGTCGTGGTGAGACATTCGATGATCTCCTCGAATCGACGCTTCAACGGCTCGTGGGAGATCTCGCGACCAAGGATCACCTGACCCAGCTCGCGGCCATCGGAGCTGAGCAGGGGATGCATCGTGACCCGCAGCTTCACTGCATCGCCACTCGGCAGCTCCACCTCCTCGTAGCTCACATTCTCATCCTGGCGGATCCGAATGACCGCACCACCGATCATGGTCAGGGCATCGGGCCGCAAAACGTCTTCGAGCCGGCGTCCGTGGGGATCGTCCTTGATACCGAGGTATCCACGTGCAGGCGCGTTCACAGCGCGCACGATGCCGTTGGCATCCACGGCCAGTGCACCGGTATCGAGCTGATCCATCACCGCCTGCAAGAACGAATTCGAATCCCGCAGATCCCCCACCAGGCGCTCGTTCTCCTCGGCGAGTGCGTAGTGCTCGACCGCCCGCCGAACGATCTGCTTCAGATCGTCCGGCTCCCAGGGCTTGGTGATATAGGCATAGACGTGGCCATCGTTGATCGAGCCGATGATCGCGTCCATGTCCGCGAAGCCCGTCAGGATGATCCGGACAGTGGTCGGATGGCGCTCGAAAACCTTGGCGAGAAACTCGACACCGGTCATCTCCGGCATCCGCTGATCCGAGATCACGACCGCGACCGAATCCTCCCGCTCCAGTAACTCCAACGCATTCGCGGCCGACGAGCTGGTGAGCACGTCGTAATCATCCTCGAACGAAAACGTCATCGTCTCGAGGATGGCTTCCTCGTCGTCAACGATGAGGATTCGAGGACGGGAGGCTTCGGACATCGGGGGGTAGGTTAGCTGTCTTGGTGGGGGGCCGCTTTGCTTCTCGGTGTGGATCGCGGGGCGGGGGGCGGCCATCGCGGAATGGCTCGGCTGGGGCCTGGGAGGCCGCGTTCGAGTTGGACGCGGGTTCGCTTGCGCGGCTATCGCCGCTAGCGAACGAGCACACGTCCAACCAACGAGATGCCTGCGCTTTATTTCCGCGCTGACCGCCCCCCGCCCCGCGATTTGTGTGGGAGAGGTACCTGGGCGAATTGCCACCGAGGGATTTTTTGGGTGGAGGCAACGCCAACGTTGGTGGCGGCAAGCGCCCCCCGCGCCACCTCCACCATTCCCTCTTCATGAGCTGGGAGCATCGATCACAGAACCACCGCCAGATCCGGCGTCCATCTGCCAACGCCCCGAGCGCCGGTCCCGGGCGCAGGCCGGGCGGAAATGAAGCGCAGGCATAGGTCCCGTTCGGCGTGCGCGTAGGTTGCCCGCGGCGAAAGCCGCGAAGGGCAACACCCCGTCCAGCCCTATACGCGGCCACCCGAACCTCGGCCGAGCCATTCCGCCCGGCCTGTGCCCGGGACCGGCGACTACCAGGCCGTCATGAGAAGCGAAGCGGCCCTACCGGGCGGCGCGAGCCTCGGCCCTCTCTTCCCTGTCCTGGATTTTGCGCCGCAGCTCTTTCCTCTTCGCTTCGAGCTTGGGTGCCAGGCGAGCTTTGGCCGTATCGGTCCAGAAGCGCTGCTCACTGCCCTCGCGGAAAGCCTTGAACTTCCGGTAGCCCCAGAGCTCGTGCTCGAGATCGTCCTCGACAAACTTGATCATGATCGCGTCGTCCAGAAAACCCACCAGCGGGACGTCATCGGGAATCACGTCCTTGGGGTTGTCGAAGTAGGCCAGCGCGGCAACCGCTCGACTGATCACGGCCTTCGGCGCCTTGTACTGAAGATCGTTGACCATCATCATCAGATCTTCGAGGGAGTCGATCGCATCGGAGACGAAGGTCGGAACCTTCGTGTTCACCCGAACCTCCTTGATCAGCTTCCGGACGCCCCTGGAGATCTTGGGCCAGTCTTCGGCGGAGGCATTCTTCTTGGCCGCCCGGTAGATCCGTTCGAAGTAGGCGGTATCCGACTCGTCCAGCGTGAACGAAATTCTCATCTTGCGGGCCATGACGCC encodes:
- a CDS encoding IS1595 family transposase, encoding MLTSLVKGVISPQEATVHTDAWIAYMALGKLGIDHRSRKSGHGRQALDGLPWAHTVFGNLKPWLRETFHGVSPKHLQRYLDEFVFRFDQRWKEAELFPRVLHCAIGAEPFPYHRLTAERTG
- a CDS encoding response regulator — protein: MSEASRPRILIVDDEEAILETMTFSFEDDYDVLTSSSAANALELLEREDSVAVVISDQRMPEMTGVEFLAKVFERHPTTVRIILTGFADMDAIIGSINDGHVYAYITKPWEPDDLKQIVRRAVEHYALAEENERLVGDLRDSNSFLQAVMDQLDTGALAVDANGIVRAVNAPARGYLGIKDDPHGRRLEDVLRPDALTMIGGAVIRIRQDENVSYEEVELPSGDAVKLRVTMHPLLSSDGRELGQVILGREISHEPLKRRFEEIIECLTTTEGELRGPLRQARDGLGSLAELVKGTGVASPGMSELEERTLRTLTAIEYWMAVDDVLAREDYPEAQPLLDRMRVATSRWPSPDRLPVRVRELAQRVEAYYETGENPKQPVL
- a CDS encoding DUF1232 domain-containing protein → MARKMRISFTLDESDTAYFERIYRAAKKNASAEDWPKISRGVRKLIKEVRVNTKVPTFVSDAIDSLEDLMMMVNDLQYKAPKAVISRAVAALAYFDNPKDVIPDDVPLVGFLDDAIMIKFVEDDLEHELWGYRKFKAFREGSEQRFWTDTAKARLAPKLEAKRKELRRKIQDREERAEARAAR